The proteins below are encoded in one region of Salmo salar chromosome ssa02, Ssal_v3.1, whole genome shotgun sequence:
- the LOC106575444 gene encoding aquaporin-10 isoform X1, which yields MRIDVTEGQVQANKQVLGMKERGQVPDKDPWPVAPEVRKMGVKGPSFKPQMEGVKRTLRVTNPLARECLGEVMGTFVLLMFGCSASAQVKTSRETKGQYLSANMAFSVGVMSAMYLCKGVSGAHLNPAVTLSFCSLGRVPWVKLLPYTLSQVLGAYLASGLVFLVYYDAIMDFSGGNLTVYGANETASIFATYPAAHLSLSSSILDQVVATAMLMLCILPLDDQKNSPAPDALIPPIVAVIVLGIGMSMSSNCGGAINPARDLGPRLLTLTAGWGTEVFTCYNYWFWVPMMAPLLGGMLGSGMYLVFIAWHLPDLPTNRPIDSSSTKPTTEVWKQPPAPEKEGVELKTAVF from the exons ATGCGTATAGATGTGACAGAGGGACAGGTCCAGGCTAACAAACAGGTATTGGGGATGAAGGAGAGAGGGCAGGTACCAGACAAAGATCCCTGGCCAGTGGCCCCAGAGGTCAGAAAGATGGGGGTTAAGGGACCCAGCTTTAAGCCCCAAATGGAGGGGGTGAAGCGAACTCTGAGGGTGACGAACCCCTTGGCTCGGGAGTGTTTGGGAGAGGTGATGGGAACATTTGTTCTGCTG ATGTTTGGCTGTAGTGCATCAGCCCAGGTgaagaccagtagagagactaaGGGACAGTACCTCTCAGCCAACATGGCCTTCTCTGTAGGGGTTATGTCTGCCATGTACCTCTGCAAGGGGGTCTCAG gagCCCATCTGAACCCAGCGGTCACTCTGAGTTTCTGTTCGTTGGGCAGGGTGCCCTGGGTGAAGCTGCTCCCATACACTCTGAGTCAGGTGCTGGGAGCTTACCTGGCCTCTGGCCTGGTCTTCCTGGTCTACTATG atgCTATCATGGACTTCAGTGGAGGGAATTTGACAGTGTATGGGGCTAATGAGACAGCGTCCATCTTTGCCACCTATCCCGCAGCGCACCTATCTCTCAGCAGCAGCATCCTAGACCAG GTGGTGGCCACTGCCATGTTGATGCTCTGCATCCTCCCATTGGATGACCAGAAGAATAGTCCTGCCCCCGACGCTCTGATCCCGCCCATCGTTGCCGTGATAGTCCTGGGGATCGGCATGTCGATGTCGTCCAATTGCGGCGGAGCGATAAACCCTGCCCGTGACCTGGGGCCACGCCTCTTGACACTGACCGCCGGCTGGGGCACTGAGGTGTTCAC GTGTTATAACTACTGGTTCTGGGTTCCCATGATGGCTCCTCTGCTGGGAGGGATGCTGGGCTCTGGGATGTATCTGGTCTTCATCGCATGGCACCTGCCCGACCTTCCAACGAACCGCCCCATAGACAGCTCCTCTACCAAGCCCACCACCGAGGTGTGGAAGCAGCCCCCAGCACCAGAGAAGGAAGGGGTGGAGTTGAAAACTGCTGTTTTCTAG
- the LOC106575444 gene encoding aquaporin-10 isoform X2 → MRIDVTEGQVQANKQVLGMKERGQVPDKDPWPVAPEVRKMGVKGPSFKPQMEGVKRTLRVTNPLARECLGEVMGTFVLLMFGCSASAQVKTSRETKGQYLSANMAFSVGVMSAMYLCKGVSGAHLNPAVTLSFCSLGRVPWVKLLPYTLSQVLGAYLASGLVFLVYYDAIMDFSGGNLTVYGANETASIFATYPAAHLSLSSSILDQVVATAMLMLCILPLDDQKNSPAPDALIPPIVAVIVLGIGMSMSSNCGGAINPARDLGPRLLTLTAGWGTEVL, encoded by the exons ATGCGTATAGATGTGACAGAGGGACAGGTCCAGGCTAACAAACAGGTATTGGGGATGAAGGAGAGAGGGCAGGTACCAGACAAAGATCCCTGGCCAGTGGCCCCAGAGGTCAGAAAGATGGGGGTTAAGGGACCCAGCTTTAAGCCCCAAATGGAGGGGGTGAAGCGAACTCTGAGGGTGACGAACCCCTTGGCTCGGGAGTGTTTGGGAGAGGTGATGGGAACATTTGTTCTGCTG ATGTTTGGCTGTAGTGCATCAGCCCAGGTgaagaccagtagagagactaaGGGACAGTACCTCTCAGCCAACATGGCCTTCTCTGTAGGGGTTATGTCTGCCATGTACCTCTGCAAGGGGGTCTCAG gagCCCATCTGAACCCAGCGGTCACTCTGAGTTTCTGTTCGTTGGGCAGGGTGCCCTGGGTGAAGCTGCTCCCATACACTCTGAGTCAGGTGCTGGGAGCTTACCTGGCCTCTGGCCTGGTCTTCCTGGTCTACTATG atgCTATCATGGACTTCAGTGGAGGGAATTTGACAGTGTATGGGGCTAATGAGACAGCGTCCATCTTTGCCACCTATCCCGCAGCGCACCTATCTCTCAGCAGCAGCATCCTAGACCAG GTGGTGGCCACTGCCATGTTGATGCTCTGCATCCTCCCATTGGATGACCAGAAGAATAGTCCTGCCCCCGACGCTCTGATCCCGCCCATCGTTGCCGTGATAGTCCTGGGGATCGGCATGTCGATGTCGTCCAATTGCGGCGGAGCGATAAACCCTGCCCGTGACCTGGGGCCACGCCTCTTGACACTGACCGCCGGCTGGGGCACTGAG GTGTTATAA